Part of the Caldanaerobius fijiensis DSM 17918 genome is shown below.
TAGATGCCTCTATGGAGAGTTTTGATGAAAATGTAAGGCGGACAAAAGAAATAGTAAAAATAGCTAAAGTGCTTGGAGTAAGTGTTGAAGCAGAATTAGGGCATGTAGGGGGATCTGAAGGAAGTTCTGAAACAACTTTTGCCCCTGAAGATTACTATACAAAAGTAGAGGATGCTAAGAAATTTGTAGATAGCACCAATATTGACGCGTTAGCTGTTGCTATAGGCACTGTGCACGGTGAATATAAATTTACACCCAAGCTGGATTTTAAGAGGCTTGAAGAGATAAAAAAGAGTGTGAATATTCCGCTGGTATTACACGGAGGCTCTGGTTTAAGTGATGATGATTTCAAAAAAGCTATTAAATACGGAATAAGCAAAATAAATATATTTACAGATATGTCATTAGCTGCAGTTAACTCTATTGAAGAGTTGCTTGAATGCAAATGTAATAAAATAAATTGTGAAGGTTGTTTTGGTCTAAACAAACCTGATAAAGAAAAGTTAATAGAGATAATAGTTAAAAAGGTTGTACAGGAAATAAAAGAAATGGACAAAAAAGAAAGGAAAGTAACATATCCAGATATAA
Proteins encoded:
- a CDS encoding class II fructose-bisphosphate aldolase produces the protein MALYTLREVLEKAEKGKYSVGMFNVLNVEMLRGIIGAAEELRSPVIIALAEVHLPFVDFEDISHLMIKAAKDADVPVVVHFDHGQSFENIVKAIHYGFTSVMIDASMESFDENVRRTKEIVKIAKVLGVSVEAELGHVGGSEGSSETTFAPEDYYTKVEDAKKFVDSTNIDALAVAIGTVHGEYKFTPKLDFKRLEEIKKSVNIPLVLHGGSGLSDDDFKKAIKYGISKINIFTDMSLAAVNSIEELLECKCNKINCEGCFGLNKPDKEKLIEIIVKKVVQEIKEMDKKERKVTYPDIIQASMEGIKEEVKKKMRVFGSVNKA